Proteins encoded within one genomic window of Acidobacteriota bacterium:
- a CDS encoding PD-(D/E)XK nuclease family protein, with protein sequence MIVYSHSRLSSFENCPLQYRYRYIDRIRTGFESIEAFMGKRVHEVLEHVYEDLPRARAEGMAAALDLYESLWSRHLTPAVKVVRPDLDTEYYRAVGARCIAGYWEKHFPFPIEPDRIIGVELKVEMNLDAAGKFRMMGFVDRAQHAEPGIIEIHDYKTTATLPKEGSLRYDRQLPLYEIALRQRFPQTKEVRLIWHFLAHRADAVETRTPQDLDQVKRKCISLIQTVEGARDFPAKKGPLCSWCDYQEMCPEWKGVKPVAPPAFPNGRPAEMAAPPRPAPIAAAPEVPAATPAAVPPAEPKPRAKQSSGPPGQLPLF encoded by the coding sequence TTGATCGTCTACTCGCACTCGCGCCTCTCGTCCTTCGAGAACTGCCCCCTCCAGTACCGCTACCGGTACATCGACCGGATCCGGACCGGCTTCGAGTCGATCGAGGCCTTCATGGGGAAGCGGGTGCACGAGGTCCTCGAGCACGTCTACGAGGATCTTCCCCGCGCGCGCGCGGAGGGGATGGCGGCGGCGCTCGACCTCTACGAGTCGCTCTGGAGCCGTCACCTCACGCCGGCGGTCAAGGTCGTCCGCCCCGATCTCGACACCGAGTACTACCGCGCCGTCGGCGCGCGCTGCATTGCAGGGTACTGGGAGAAGCACTTCCCCTTCCCCATCGAGCCCGATCGGATCATCGGCGTCGAGCTGAAGGTCGAGATGAACCTCGACGCGGCCGGGAAGTTCAGGATGATGGGGTTCGTCGATCGCGCGCAGCACGCGGAGCCCGGCATCATCGAGATCCACGACTACAAGACCACGGCGACGCTGCCGAAGGAGGGAAGCCTCAGGTACGACCGGCAGCTTCCCCTCTACGAGATCGCGCTGCGGCAGCGCTTCCCCCAGACGAAGGAGGTGCGGCTCATCTGGCACTTCCTCGCCCACCGCGCCGACGCCGTCGAGACGCGCACACCGCAAGATCTCGATCAGGTCAAGCGCAAGTGCATCTCGCTGATCCAGACCGTCGAGGGGGCGCGCGACTTCCCCGCGAAGAAGGGGCCCTTGTGCTCGTGGTGCGATTACCAGGAGATGTGCCCGGAGTGGAAAGGGGTGAAGCCGGTCGCCCCCCCCGCCTTCCCGAACGGGAGGCCCGCGGAGATGGCCGCGCCGCCGCGTCCGGCGCCCATCGCCGCCGCACCGGAGGTGCCGGCCGCCACGCCGGCTGCGGTCCCGCCGGCCGAGCCGAAGCCGCGCGCGAAGCAGTCCTCCGGCCCGCCCGGTCAGCTCCCGCTGTTCTGA